The following nucleotide sequence is from Novosphingobium sp. KA1.
GAAAACCTTCAGAACATCAAGCTCGCGGGCCTGCTCGAGGACGAGCGCGCGGAGCGCTTCGGCGTCGTTGGGGAGATCCGCTTCCATGAGCATGGAAGGAGTGAATCAGTAGGAGGAACCATCGTCAACCGGCAATCTGCGGAGCGATCGGGCGGCGTCCGCCATGCACACGGCGCCAGTCCAGCCCCTCAAGCAAGGCGCCCAACTGCGCCGCCGTCAGGCGCATCACGCCGTCCTGGATGGCCGGCCACTTGAACCCGCCGGACTCCAGCCTCTTGGCCATCAGACACAGCCCCGTGCCATCCCACCAGACAAGCTTGATCCGATCACTGCGCCTGGCCCGGAACACGTAGATTACGCCTGAATAAGGATCACCGCCGTACTCGACACCGATCAGCGCGGCTAACGCGTCGGGCCCCTTGCGGAAATCGATCGGGCGTGTGGCCACCATGACCTTGGCACCTGCGCCGGGTCCGATCATCGAGTAACCCGGAGCGCTTCGATCACCGCCGCAATCACCCCGGCATCGGCGCCGCTGCTGATCTTCACCGCAACGCCGTCGATCTCCAGTTCCACTGCGCTCACCTTCGAGCGCCGTCGCTTCTTCGGCCGCTGGATCGCAGGCGTGAACTCCTCTGCGGCGCCGGCATCGACGACGGCGGGAACAAAGGCCGGCACGGCCGCGCCCTGGCTCTCCAACTGCTTGCGGAGCTGCCGGCGCCAGGTGAACAGCTGCGACGGGCTCATGCCATGCCGCCGCGCAACCGAGCAAACCGTCTCCTGCCCGGAAAAGCTCTCGGCCAGGATCGAAGCCTTGACCTCCGGCGGCGAATCCCGCCGCCGCTCCGCGCCAGTGAACACTTCGAAGCGGGTTACCCGACTAGTGCCAGCATCATCACATGGCATCGTCATAGCACCAGCGCCCTCCATCCGATTAGGGCGCTGAAACTCGGCGCTGTGCTTCAGCCCCGCAAGGTGGGGTCGCGGCCTCGCTTACGCAAAAAGTAGGTTGCGGCGAAGAGAATTGCTCCCAACGATAAAGCGTACCAGGGTAAACGGAAACTGATCATCATCGCACTCTAGCTGAGTGGTTTCTATGTCCGTAAGAGTCTGTTTGGAAAATCAGGGGTGAGCGTTTCGGCGTAGGAGATTCCCGCCCATGGCGACGAGGATCATGGCCTGCGAGACGTCGATGCGCTTCTCGTAATCACGGACCAATCGGCGCCATCGGATCATCCAGCCAAAGGTCCGCTCGACGACCCATCGCCGGGGCAGGACCTTGAAGCCCTGCTGCTGATCGCTGCGCCGGATTACCTCGACGACGAAATCCAGATAGCTGGCCTTGTCCATGAGTTTCAGGCGGTCATAGGCGCCATCGGCGAAGAGATGTTTGATCCAGGGCCAGCGTTTGCGGATTCCATCCAGGATAGTCTGGGCGCCCGCGCTGTCCGAGATGTCTGCAGTGGTCAGGTTGACCATTAGCAACCGTCCATCGGTATCGACGGCTATGTGTCGTTTGCGTCCGACAACCTTCTTGCCTGCGTCGAACCCACGCTTTTCTGCCGATGGTGCTTTGACCGACTGGCTGTCGATCACTGCTGCGCTCGGACTGGCCTCCCGCCCCTGGCGCTCGCGATCGAGCATCAGTTCGATGTCGTGGATTGTCTGGAACAGGAACCTGCGAGCCAATTCCCGGAACCAGCCATAGACAGTCTGCCATGCCCCGAAGTGGATCGGCAGCATTCGCCAGCCACAGCCCGAACGAACAAGGTAGCGCACGGCGTTGATCACCTCGCGAAAATCCACTTCGCGTGGACGTCCCCGGCGGCCCGGCCTGGGCATCAGGGGTGCTAGGCGATCCCATTCCTCATCGGTCAGATCACTGGGATAACGCTTCGTCTTCTTGGCAATCTGGGCCATTCGCCCTCGGCTATGCTGGGTCCACATGCACAGCCTGAATCAGACACAGATCCACTCGGCAACCCCTGTCACCGATTTTCCAAACAGTCTCTAAAGGGGGCATTTTCAAACCAGCAATTACTTCGCGATGCCGATGGTCGGACGCTTACTGGCTATGAAGCTATCAGGTGATCTGTCTTTTGCAGACGCAAAAAAGGCCCCATTTATGGGGCCTTTTGTCTTACTCGTATTGAGTAATTTGAGATTGTGAATGGGTTTTAAGCTACGCTGTCTACAATGCCTGGCGACGTCCTACTCTTCCAACGCTTGAGCGTTAGTACCATTGGCGCTGACAGGTTTCACGGCCGAGTTCGAGATGGGATCGGGTGGGTCACTGACGCTATGGTCACCAAGCAATGGAGACAGCGTGCTGTTTTTTAATCGATGTATGCCCGTGCTTTATCTGGCTGGATGATCGTCCGATCATCTTTGACGGTGCTGCTTTTTAGGCAGGGTTGTCATTGATGGTGGGATTCATCAAGCATGAACAGAGTTATTAGGACCGGTTAGCTCCATGCGTTACCGCACTTCCACACCCGGCCTATCAACGTGATGGTCTATCACGACTCGAAGATACCTAATCTTGAGGGAGGCTTCCCGCTTAGATGCTTTCAGCGGTTATCCCGTCCATGCATAGCTACCCTGCTGCGCGGCTGGCGCCACGACAGGTACACCAGAGGCATGTTCAACCCGGTCCTCTCGTACTAGGGTCAACTCCTCTCAAGTATCGACGCCCACGGCAGATAGGGACCAAACTGTCTCGCGACGTTCTGAACCCAGCTCACGTACCACTTTAATTGGCGAACAGCCAAACCCTTGGGACCTGCTCCAGCCCCAGGATGTGATGAGCCGACATCGAGGTGCCAAACGATTCCGTCGATATGAGCTCTTGGGAATCATCAGCCTGTTATCCCCGGCGTACCTTTTATCCGTTGAGCGATGGCCCTTCCACGAGGGACCACCGGATCACTATGACCGACTTTCGTCTCTGCTCGATTCGTCAATCTCGCAGTCAGGCAGGCTTATGCCATTGCACTCTTGCAGCCGGTTTCCAACCGGCCTGAGCCTACCATCGCGCGCCTCCGTTACTCTTTAGGAGGCGACCGCCCCAGTCAAACTACCCGCCACAGAGGGTCCCTGTACCGGCTAACGGTACGAGGTTAGACATTAAAAAATCACAGGGTGGTATTTCACCTATGGCTCCACACCAGCTGGCGCCGGTGCTTCAAAGCCTCCCACCTATGCTACACAATAATTTTCCAATGCCACTCTGAAGCTGCAGTAAAGGTGCACGGGGTCTTTCCGTCTAACCGCGGGTACTCCGCATCTTCACGGAGAATTCAATTTCGCTGAGCATATCCTGGAGACAGTGGGGAAGTCGTTACGCCATTCGTGCAGGTCGGAACTTACCCGACAAGGAATTTCGCTACCTTAGGACCGTTATAGTTACGGCCGCCGTTTACCGGGGCTTCAATTCGGAGCTTGCACTCCTCCTCTTAACCTTCCGGCACCGGGCAGGCGTCAGACCCTATACGTCGTCTTGAAGCCGACTTAGCAGAGTCCTGTGTTTTTGCTAAACAGTCGCTACCCCCTGGCCTGTGCCCCCCGACAGTGCTTGCGCATAGCCGGGGCCTCCTTCTTCCGAAGGTACGGAGGCAATTTGCCGAGTTCCTTCAGGATACTTCTCTCAAGCGCCTTGGTATACTCTACCTGACCACCTGTGTCGGTTTCGGGTACGGTCTATACGGTGGGGCTATTTCCTGGAACCTCTTCAAAGCACAACCAATCCGATAAGGTTGTACAATACACGAGATCCGTCACACACCACCAGGCCCACGAATATTAACGTGGTTCCCATCGACTACCCCCTTCGGGCTCGTCTTAGGGGCCGGCTCACCCTGCTCAGATTAGCTTTAAGCAGGAACCCTTGGTCTTTCGGCGAGAGGGCATCTCACCCTCTTTATCGCTACTCATGTCAGCATTCGCACTTCCGATACGTCCACGGTCGGTTACCCTCCCGCTTCACTCGCTTACGGAACGCTCCGCTACCGCTCAGATCAAAGATCTGAACCCTAAGCTTCGGTGCATCACTTTAGCCCCGTTACATTTTCGCCGCAGGAACCCTTATTTAGACCAGTGAGCTGTTACGCTTTCTTTAAAGGATGGCTGCTTCTAAGCCAACCTCCTGGTTGTTTTGGGATTCCCACATGCTTTCCCACTTAGTGATGACTTGGGGACCTTAGCTGTAGGTTAGGGCTGTTTCCCTTTTGACGACGGACCTTAGCACCCGCCGTCTGTCTGCCGAACAAGACTCGTTGGTATTCGGAGTTTGGTTAGTATTGGTAGATCTCGCGACCCCCGCAACCATCCAGTGCTCTACCCCCAACGGCATACATTCGACGCTCTACCTCAATAGATTTCGCGGAGAACCAGCTATTTCCCGGCTTGATTGGCCTTTCACCCCTAAACACAACTCATCCGAGAATTTTTCAACATTCACCGGTTCGGTCCTCCAGTGCGTGTTACCGCACCTTCAACCTGGTCATGCCTAGATCGCCGGGTTTCGGGTCTAATACACCATACTCTGTCGCCCTATTCAGACTCGCTTTCGCTGCGCCTACACCTAACGGCTTAAGCTCGCATGGTACATTAAGTCACTGACCCATTATGCAAGAGGTACGCAGTCACCCCCTAAAGAGGCTCCTACTGCTTGTAAGCATTCGGTTTCAGGTACTGTTTCACTCCCCTCATCGGGGTGCTTTTCACCTTTCCCTCACGGTACTGTGTTCGCTATCGGTCATGTACGAGTATTTAGGCTTGGAGGGTGGTCCCCCCATGTTCAGACAGGATTTCACGTGTCCCGCCCTACTCGAGTCTTCATCCATCGTTTTCGCATACGGGGCTGTCACCCGCTATGGCCACTCTTTCCAAAGTGTTCTGCTAACTGAAGATGAAGCACTGGCCTGGTCCGCGTTCGCTCGCCACTACTAACGGAATCTCGGTTGATGTCTTTTCCTCCGGGTACTTAGATGTTTCAGTTCCCCGGGTTCGCTTCACCAAGTCTATGTATTCAACTCGGTGATACCTTATCCACCTCACTCAATCATCGATCGCTCGATTATCGAGAGAAATGGTGAAGGTGGGTTTCCCCATTCGGAAATCGTCGGATCAAAGCTTGCTCACAGCTCCCCGACGCTTATCGCAGCGTGCCACGTCCTTCTTCGCCTGTACATGCCAAGGCATCCACCAAATGCTCTTACCTCACGCTTGAGAATCCACACCATCAATGACAGCCCTGCATAGAGGCGTCACCGTTTACAGGCGTGGACGATTATCTCAGCCAGATATAATGACACGTCGTATGTATTTGCCGACGTCCGGCAAATACGACGCGCCACGGCATCGATTAAAAAACCCATTCACAATGTCAAAGATCTGCGGGCAAATCCCGCTAACCAGCCTCTCGGCCGGAACTGTTTCGCTTCATCTCTGGAGTATCATCTAAGAGCTTGGTGCCAGCCACCCGTCAGTCGTGGCAAAGCCACGCCTTATGGGCGGCTTTTCCACGCTGGCCGCGCTTGTTCCGGGCGCGGAATAAGTTCCTTATTCCGCTGAACTGCGCGATGGTGGAGCCTATCGGGATCGAACCGATGACCTGATGCTTGCAAAGCAACCGCTCTCCCAGCTGAGCTAAGGCCCCGCACCAAACTTCAAAAGACTGGTGGGCCGAGCAAGAGTTGAACTTGCGACCTCACGCTTATCAGGCGTGCGCTCTAACCACCTGAGCTACCGGCCCAGTCTTTCGCACCAAAGCAGGCCAATTGGCCGCGGGCGGCAGACTTGCCTGCTCAGGCAGAATACACAGCAAACGCTGCGTATCTCCAGGATGAAGGGACATGAGGACGACGGCATGTTCTTAGAATTGAGCGAAGCTCTTCCGATGTCTGGCATCGGCGCTTTCGGCCAAATCCTTAGAAAGGAGGTGATCCAGCCGCAGGTTCCCCTACGGCTACCTTGTTACGACTTCACCCCAGTCGCTGATCCCACCGTGGTCTGCTGCCTCCTTGCGGTTAGCGCACAGCCTTCGGGTGAAACCAACTCCCATGGTGTGACGGGCGGTGTGTACAAGGCCTGGGAACGTATTCACCGCGGCATGCTGATCCGCGATTACTAGCGATTCCGCCTTCATGCTCTCGAGTTGCAGAGAACAATCCGAACTGAGACGGCTTTTGGAGATTAGCTTGCAGTCGCCTGCTTGCTGCCCACTGTCACCGCCATTGTAGCACGTGTGTAGCCCAGCGTGTAAGGGCCATGAGGACTTGACGTCATCCCCACCTTCCTCCGGCTTATCACCGGCAGTTTCCTTAGAGTGCCCAACTAAATGCTGGCAACTAAGGACGAGGGTTGCGCTCGTTGCGGGACTTAACCCAACATCTCACGACACGAGCTGACGACAGCCATGCAGCACCTGTCACTCATCCAGCCGAACTGAAGGAAATCATCTCTGAAATCCGCGATGAGGATGTCAAACGCTGGTAAGGTTCTGCGCGTTGCTTCGAATTAAACCACATGCTCCACCGCTTGTGCAGGCCCCCGTCAATTCCTTTGAGTTTTAATCTTGCGACCGTACTCCCCAGGCGGATAACTTAATGCGTTAGCTGCGCCACCCAAAGACCAAGTCCCCGGACAGCTAGTTATCATCGTTTACGGCGTGGACTACCAGGGTATCTAATCCTGTTTGCTCCCCACGCTTTCGCACCTCAGCGTCAATACTTGTCCAGTCAGTCGCCTTCGCCACTGGTGTTCTTCCGAATATCTACGAATTTCACCTCTACACTCGGAATTCCACTGACCTCTCCAAGATTCTAGTCACCTAGTTTCAAAGGCAGTTCCGGGGTTGAGCCCCGGGCTTTCACCTCTGACTTGAGTAACCGCCTACGCGCGCTTTACGCCCAGTAATTCCGAACAACGCTAGCTCCCTCCGTATTACCGCGGCTGCTGGCACGGAGTTAGCCGGAGCTTATTCTCCAGGTACTGTCATTATCATCCCTGGTAAAAGAGCTTTACAACCCTAAGGCCTTCATCACTCACGCGGCATTGCTGGATCAGGCTTTCGCCCATTGTCCAATATTCCCCACTGCTGCCTCCCGTAGGAGTCTGGGCCGTGTCTCAGTCCCAGTGTGGCTGATCATCCTCTCAGACCAGCTAAGGATCGTCGCCTTGGTAGGCCATTACCCCACCAACTAGCTAATCCTACGCGGGCTCATCCTTGGGCAATAAATCTTTGGTCCGAAGACATCATCCGGTATTAGCAGTAATTTCTCACTGTTATTCCGAACCCAAGGGCAGATTCCCACGCGTTACGCACCCGTGCGCCACTAGACCCGAAGGTCTCGTTCGACTTGCATGTGTTAGGCATGCCGCCAGCGTTCGTTCTGAGCCAGGATCAAACTCTCAAGTTTATGTCACAATCACCAGGGCACACACCAAAAGGCACATCAACCCAGGCAACCGAACTTCGGGAGCCGATACCTGCACATGTAAAACGTATGGTTACGTAAGGACATGTTACAAGCGTCGGCTTGCTTTAAACTGGTACCCGCGACCCGAAGATCCGCAGGACCAGGCGCCGTCGCCCACATGTCCCTTCATCAAAAACCTACAATGTCAAAGATCCGAACCCCAAAGGGTCACGCCGACGAAAAACCCGGACAACCAGTCATCCCCGCTTCTTGCGATGGGGGAGCATGTTGCCCGTCTCTGTTGGCGACCTCAGCTAAACCGTGTGGTCCGCTGCGGTGAGAGGCCCTCTAAGCGGCGCTCTTGATTCGGTCAAACAAAAGTTCTCCATAATTTTTCCACAGGCCGGGAGCCTGTCTATAGGTGTAGATCGGGTCGTCGATCGACTTGTGGAATGCGCCGGCAGAGAACGCCGCGCCCACCTGCGGGTAGTACTCAAGCGAGGCGTCGTAGCTGACGGCCTTGAGCACCTTCAGATCGGGATTGCCCATCGTGATGTTGTAGACATCGTCCTCCTCGGCCACCACGTAGGGTGCAAGGTCTGGGTAGTTCGGGCGGCCGAAGAGGTTGTAGCCTTCATCCAGCGGGGAATTGGCATTGACCGACTTGGCCCCGGTATCGTCCACCGTGTGTTCGATGCGCACGCCGGGGACCAGTACCGGCCCCTCGAACTTCAGCGTCGCCATCACGTAGCCGGCGGCGATCTTCTCGCGCACGTCGTAGTCGCTGGCGAGGCTGTCGGACAGGGTGCCGGCGGTATCTTCCTTCTCGACCGCAGGATTGGCCGCAAGATAGGCGCGCGCGGCGGCGTAATCGATGCGGGTGCCGAAATCGAACATGCCGCCATAGAAGCTGTCGTCGCCCATGGTGGCGCCGCCCTGGTCGAGCGTCCACTTCGTGCTGCCGGCCTTGTAGTCGACCTTGTCGTGGTCTTCCGCCTTGTGGCGGGCGATGTACTTGGCACCGATCGCGAAGGTGGAACCGTCGCCGATGGCGATGGGGTGGGTGTAGTCGATCCCGCCTTGCCAGAGCTGCTCGTAAGCATGACGCTGCTCGAAATTGTACTTGCTGAATGCAAAGGACGAAGACCTGGCGAACAACGCGGCGTCGCCTGCGACCATCGTGTAGGGATCGGTCGACCCGTCGTAATCGATCGCCGTCTTGCCCTTCGCCCCCGTGAAAGTGAACTCGCTGCGGACCGGGTCCTCCTTGGTCACGCGGGTCCAGCCGCCCGACAGTTCGAGCTTGCCGCCCGCCA
It contains:
- the tnpB gene encoding IS66 family insertion sequence element accessory protein TnpB (TnpB, as the term is used for proteins encoded by IS66 family insertion elements, is considered an accessory protein, since TnpC, encoded by a neighboring gene, is a DDE family transposase.); translated protein: MVATRPIDFRKGPDALAALIGVEYGGDPYSGVIYVFRARRSDRIKLVWWDGTGLCLMAKRLESGGFKWPAIQDGVMRLTAAQLGALLEGLDWRRVHGGRRPIAPQIAG
- a CDS encoding transposase; the protein is MFTGAERRRDSPPEVKASILAESFSGQETVCSVARRHGMSPSQLFTWRRQLRKQLESQGAAVPAFVPAVVDAGAAEEFTPAIQRPKKRRRSKVSAVELEIDGVAVKISSGADAGVIAAVIEALRVTR
- a CDS encoding IS5 family transposase, whose protein sequence is MWTQHSRGRMAQIAKKTKRYPSDLTDEEWDRLAPLMPRPGRRGRPREVDFREVINAVRYLVRSGCGWRMLPIHFGAWQTVYGWFRELARRFLFQTIHDIELMLDRERQGREASPSAAVIDSQSVKAPSAEKRGFDAGKKVVGRKRHIAVDTDGRLLMVNLTTADISDSAGAQTILDGIRKRWPWIKHLFADGAYDRLKLMDKASYLDFVVEVIRRSDQQQGFKVLPRRWVVERTFGWMIRWRRLVRDYEKRIDVSQAMILVAMGGNLLRRNAHP
- a CDS encoding TonB-dependent receptor domain-containing protein; its protein translation is MSLPRAPLLRRVSLVSLAVAAMAGSAAPALAEDAAAPDADTANTIVVTGDLAAQRKALTEKREALNAVETLQANDVGKLPDQNRLAVTGDASGLMCTATTLVRHREEDDKTRSATLGGEFDDVAGGKLELSGGWTRVTKEDPVRSEFTFTGAKGKTAIDYDGSTDPYTMVAGDAALFARSSSFAFSKYNFEQRHAYEQLWQGGIDYTHPIAIGDGSTFAIGAKYIARHKAEDHDKVDYKAGSTKWTLDQGGATMGDDSFYGGMFDFGTRIDYAAARAYLAANPAVEKEDTAGTLSDSLASDYDVREKIAAGYVMATLKFEGPVLVPGVRIEHTVDDTGAKSVNANSPLDEGYNLFGRPNYPDLAPYVVAEEDDVYNITMGNPDLKVLKAVSYDASLEYYPQVGAAFSAGAFHKSIDDPIYTYRQAPGLWKNYGELLFDRIKSAA